DNA from Daucus carota subsp. sativus chromosome 1, DH1 v3.0, whole genome shotgun sequence:
GCTAAAAATGcaatttaattcaattaaattatgaaatcaCATAGATTGATAAAATCATGCAATTTCTTTGCACCAACACATCACATTGAACATTGGTAACATTATCGAATCATGAAATCGGCTATAATATCAAAATCGTGAAAAAACTCTAATCAAAGTAGCTAAAAAACGcaatttaattcaattaaattatgaaattactcTTCTTCACTTTCTACTTCAATGCTATCATaaccatcttcttcttcttcttcttcttcttcttcttcctcctcctcctcaatttcttcatcttcttcactttcCACATTGTTTTGTTCTTCTTCCATGTTATAAAGTGAGAAGTCTACAAATAAAGACCTTGATGAAAAGTCTATGGCCGTGGTATTGGAGATTTCTTCCTGAAGGGGTTCTATGTTAGCATCAATAGATCTTCCACTTAATACTTGAGGTCTACATGTGATAATCGTGTGGATATTGCTATTTGGATTCTTTACACTAGGAGCGTAGTACACCTGAGTGGCTTGACTGGCTAGAATATAAACATCATCTCCTTGCAGTTTTGAACTCAGATCAATTAAGAGCACTCCATTTTTGTCTTTTTTACGCCCCTAATATGATCATACCAGTGACATTTCATTAAAAACACTTGATTTCCCCCACCATATGTTACTTTTAGAATTTCCTGCAAACTCCCATAGTAATTGCTTCCACTATCACCATAACAACTTCCCTTGACAAGTATCCCTGAGCTTGATTTTCCTAGGTTGAATGAATACCCATTCACCCTACATCTCTTATAAGAAATCACATATAAAGCTGGACCTCTTAACAAAGATTGTAATTGTTCGTTGTTGTCATGAACCTGAAATGAAAATTTCTCGTCAAATGGATTCTGATACagatattaacaaaaaaattagaaatttatttaaGCTATAGTAAAATACCTTGTTTTGAAGCCACAAGGCAAAGTTATCCTTCATCATTGTATCCATCTGAGTATCACTCAATAAGTGTTGACTCTTACTGCGAACCTCTTCTTCGAACATACTGAAAAGTGAACAATATATGTTGgtaaacaaatataaatgatGCTAATTAGAAATAAATAGGTTTGGATGCTTACATAATATAAGGTGACACTTCTTGCATGTTAGTGAGGATGTAATGTGTTAcaatgctcaagaaatttggATCTAAATGATAACCAGTATATGCTCCTAACGGCTCTACCGGATATGTGAACTCCACCAATTTTCCTGGATCTCGTGAACGATCATCAACCATATTACGACCTAGCATGTTGTGCACAGTCTCAACTTCAGACTCAAAGTACATGGAACAGAAATGTGTTAAGTCCTCATATACGTACTTTTCTGCAATGGATCCTTCAACGTGTGCCTTGTTCCCTACTTTATGTTTCATTCTGCCTTATAGTCTTTCAACATGATACATCCATCTTTCTGGGACAGGGCCACCTAGTATGCACTCCTCCGGCAGATGAACAAGAAGATGCTCCATTGGATCAAAAAGAGCTGGAGGGAATATAGTCTCCAAAGTACAAACAATCCCGGCTATGTTTCTTTCCATTTGTTTCAAATCTGATGCAAAAAGTGTAGTTGAGCACAagtctttaaaaaaatttgataggtCACAAAGTACTTTCTGCACATCATCCGGAAGAAGTTCACGGAAAGCAGAAGGCAACAACTTCTGCATAAATACATGACAATCATGCGACTTCATGCCTTGAAATTTTAACAGAGATCTTTTACAACACCTCTTTAAGTTTGATGAACAACCATCTGGGAGTTTCACTTTATGTACCCAATTACATAGCAATTTCAACTGATCACGGGTTAGGTTGTATCTAGCTTTAGGCTTTCGTGTACCATTGAGCCATAATTCTTGCATGATGCCCAATGCTTCCAAATCCTTTCTTGATCTTATGGTATCCTTAGTTTTGACACTATCAAGAATAGTATGAAAAATGttgtcaaaaacatttttttctgTGTGCATGACATCAATGCAGTGGCGCAAACGCAACGAATCCCAATATGCACTACTACAAATTTTCTAATACacatcagttaaaaactgatgtcCCAGAAAATTGTAACTGATGTTactgtgggcgatgttaaaggtacctatttttaacatcagttaataactgatgtctattgTCGGATTTAACATCGGTTTTGTACACCCAAATGATGTATATTATACTCTTTGACATCGGTTCCCTAAGCTTGGATGATTTCTATTGTACTCATTTACATCAGTTAATAACTGATGTTAAAGCTTAGTGCCTTTAACATCGCCGACAAAGACATCGCTTGAATTTTTTGCTTACATCAGCTAATAGCTGATGTCTATAGCCTTTAACATCATTTCAACTTTAAAGAAACTGATGTTATAACATTTGATTAACATCATTTCTCTACTCATAAACTGATGTAATAACATTGAATTAACATCATTTTTATACGCCACAAATACCAAGCCAAGAAAACAACCAAATCAACAACTAAATCttattaattcatatataaacCAGTTGTACTCTGTACATCCATCAAATTCCAATCTCACCTACTACACAtccatcaaatccaatatcaagTTGAATCTGTTTGCAAGTAGGGAAAAGGCCGATGCCAAATTTGTTTAATGCATTACAATGGTGAGTACATTACTCTGTATCGAAAGAAATATCATGAATCCAGCTGTATAACCCTTCGGTTGCCTGCTCGTGTCAATGCTAGCAAACTAGCATTCTCACTGTAAGAGGACAAAGCCAGATATCATATCAAAAACAAACTCTGAGTACAATAGTGATGAACTCGTTCTAAATTATTACAAGGAATAGGGAATGGAAATCGCTTGTAAAATGCTTGTAAAACTAGCGGATAGGAAATGAATATGCTACAGTGTTGGCTTTAAACAGATAAAcactttttaatattattaaatatcagtATCACCTCTAAGCGTGCTTACtatattattgataaatgtATATTAACTCAGCACTTAAAGTTCACCTCTAAGCGTGCTTCAACTTTGTTATCTGCTCTGCACTTAAAGTTCAAAGCTGTGGAAATCTTGTTTCCTACAAATAAAGATACCGAGAAGCAGCACCGATTTGCAAAGTTGCACAAACAATTGAcataataaattcatatttattattctaCAGGCATTAAGATAGGCTGGTGGTTTTCTCTGTTTCAGCCTTAGAAAGGGAGGATTGTTAGATACACCTACACCAACCAAAAAATAAACAGAAGGTATGCATTGCATCACAATTTATTCCCACCTAACATCTCTATACTTGATCTTTTTGATTCCAGACTTGATTATGACCTTAAACTCACCGCAAATATACATGTTCTAAATTCACACAACCATTTATAAGCTGAAACCACAAAGTCCAAAACAAAACCAattaaattaactaataaaagcACATCCAAGCCCCCAATTAGAAATTCGAGCACATACCCATAACAGGCATACCAACATTTCAAAAAATTGAAGGTGCAAGCTAATATATAACCATAAAAACAAATTACGGCAAAAATATGTTCCTTatagataaaaaataaacacaatATGATGTGAGATTAAGGGAAAGAGATAATTACCGCTTTCTCATAACAATCTCTCGGCAGCAGTGCAGATCTCGCCTGTACACATCAAATGATGCTCGTTCTTCCATAGATATCTATAATACATCCAAAAAGTTAATACAAATCCATAACAAGAGAGCAAAAGGGGATGGGGCGAGAGAGAGGGGGTTACCTAGAGGCTGGAAGCCAGCAAAAGGAACGATGAACATAGCAGGCTGAAGAACGCCGGTGGATTAATGTCGGGCTTGATTTTTAGGGTTCCTGAGCTCTCCTCTCTGCCTGAgacatttttgttttaaaatgagTTTGATAGAGTTTGTGAATGATATgtatgttttatcttttaaggtattattatttatgtagttatgttttatatttgtaatgtgTTAGGGTTGTAAGGTGTTGGGTGATTATATGTTAGTTTATGTGTTTGTGGGtagttttaattagttttatattttaattgaataattataatttttaatatttatttttaatatattaagttatatatatatatatatatatatatatatatatatatgatttgtgtattttaaggatttttaatattttaatttagttgactaattgtaatttttaatatttatttgtaatatttcaaaattataatatatatgatttgtgtattttaattattgtatttTAAAGATTTGTGTTATGAATATTGGAGGGAGATGAAATTTGTTTAAGGGAGGgaagttgaaattttataagTGAGGGAAATTTTTGATAAGGGGGGAAATGGGGGAGGGAATGGTGAAACTTTTTTTAAACACGTACCTTACACATCAGTTGCATaaataactgatgtctaaagtactttaacacatcagtttaagttaaaatgatgttaaaagtatttttaacaTCAGTGGCAACTCTAACTGATGTTAAAAGTGCGATGTCTAttccactttttctagtagtgatggTAAGTCAAAGAAGCTAGGTACATGTGTCCAGTTGTGCCAATCCCCAAATCCTGTTGCCCTTTCTTTGGCGTGTGGTTTCCCAGGTTATGGGAAAGTTATACTAGCAATTTTGTTGCGAATAGTGCAACCTTTCTTTCGATTTTTTCGACGTTTATCCAAGAACCCCTTATGCAACCCATAAAAACTAGACTTCCTACTATGCGGCAATTGTTTAGCTTTGACTTCACCCATACACACATGGCAAGCCATTTTTCCATGAGTTGACCATCCACTAACCATTCCCAACCCAGGAAAGTCACTTATAGTCCATAGCAAGGCTGCTCGCATCATAAAATTTGTCTCTGTAGAAGCATCATATGTGTGCACACCAACATTCCATAGATCGATCAACTCATCAATCAGAGGTCTGAGATAAATATTTAGATTCTTGCCGGATCATTTGGTCCGGGTACTAGCAATGTCATGAACATGAATGGATCCTTTGTACACATAGTGTGTGGAAGGGTGTACACAAGTAGTACAACTGGCCATACCGAGTATACTGTAGAGGTAGCATTGCTGTACGGGGGAAATCCATCAGTTGCAAGGCCAAGTCTCACATTACGAATTTCAGCTAAAAATTCAGGATAGTTCCTATCAAAGTCCTTCCATTCTTCCCCATCTGCAGGATGAGTAAGAACCCCATCAGTCACAATTCTGTTCTTGTGATACTTCATATGCATAGCCGTGCGAGTAGACATGTACAAACGCTGCAACCGAGGAGTAATCTTGAAATGTCTCAAGACCTTTCTCGGAATGGTGTTATTCCCAGCATTTGTTGCAACTTTGTATCGGTTTAATTTACAATACTTGCAATGTTGTAGATCTTTATCATCACCGTAGaataacatacaatcattctcgcatgcatgtattttttgATATCCCAAACTCAGCTTCTTAACCATCTTCTTGACAACATAATAATTGAATGGAAGCTTATGTTGATCTGGAAACACATCTCCAAGTAAAAGGAGAAGCTCATCAAAGGCTTTGTCACTACATTTGTTGCGATTCTTCCAATGCAGTAACTTCGTAACAAACTTCAATTGAGAGTATTTGACATTTCCCGGGTATATTGGCTCACCGACTATATTcacattttttaagaaattggaTGCTTGCTCATTCGGGTCTTCGTGGTTACTTTTTTCTTCATCAAAAGCCTCCTTACCAAATGCATCGATAAACATTTCATATTCATCATATACATCTTCACGATCATCCATTTTTTCATTTCTTGAACCACTAGCTTCTCCATGATAGTTCCAATTAGTATAACTTTCTAAAAAACCGGTTGCAATTAAATGAAACTCAACATCGGGAATGAGCTGGAATAATTGATTCCTACATATATTGCAAGGACAATTGATTAAAAGATTCGGATCATTTGGTGTTCTTGAATTACTTCGCGCAAatgccaaaaaatatttaaccccCTCATTATATTCATCTGTAAAACCATAACCACCGGGTTTCATACGTCGAGTAATCCAACTACGATCATTAGACAtctacaaaaaataaataataaaattacaattttaaatatggACACaaacattcatataaaaaattgagcaattatatcaatttaactaaaatatagatgatgataattacataattaaaatagaGAAGATATAAATACATACTTACATTGATGATTGATGCAAGTGATGATCtgatttttgttatgatttttgtgagcacatattttttttcctaGAGTTAGAAGCAGAAAATGAGAGAAGCAGTATGCTGGTTGCATTAGTTCAACCAACTTACGACGGAATGCCAACTTCCGTCATAAGTtcatttaaaagatatattattttaccgCTCATCATAAATGCAGGAAGGTGTCAATTAAAGTTGGTAGgtgaacttacgacggaatacttacgacggaattcaaaaacatattattttcattttttcccgTTCCGGAAATAGATATATTTCTCTGAAAAATTGAACTTGCGACGGAATACTTACGACgaaaataaaaacattttatttcCCTTTTTTTCCCGTTCTGAAATGCATACATGTATCCATATTATTTAACTTACGGCGGAattcaaaacattttatttttcatttatttttcattccgGAAATACATATATTTCTCTGAAAAATTGAACTTGCGACGgaatatttacgacggaaataaaagcattttattttcctttttttcccATTCTGAAATGCATACATTTATCTATATAATTTAACTTATGACGGAATACTTACGACGGAattcaaaacattttatttttcatttatttttcattccgAAAATACATGTCTCTCTGAAAAATTTAACTTGCGACGGAATATTTACGACGGAACTAAACGCGGGAAGAATTTAATTGGCTGCGCCAAAAAATGACCATATCTTACGACGGACATAGcttttccgtcgtaagttctGCGCGAAACAA
Protein-coding regions in this window:
- the LOC108203889 gene encoding uncharacterized protein LOC108203889; amino-acid sequence: MKHKVGNKAHVEGSIAEKYVYEDLTHFCSMYFESEVETVHNMLGRNMVDDRSRDPGKLVEFTYPVEPLGAYTGYHLDPNFLSIVTHYILTNMQEVSPYIIMFEEEVRSKSQHLLSDTQMDTMMKDNFALWLQNKVHDNNEQLQSLLRGPALYVISYKRCRVNGYSFNLGKSSSGILVKGSCYGDSGSNYYGSLQEILKGRKKDKNGVLLIDLSSKLQGDDVYILASQATQVYYAPSVKNPNSNIHTIITCRPQVLSGRSIDANIEPLQEEISNTTAIDFSSRSLFVDFSLYNMEEEQNNVESEEDEEIEEEEEEEEEEEEEEDGYDSIEVESEEDVVGMMAGRRVVGGRGGSAGGRGRGRGGSDGGRGEPNRSGGRGSGKGDSGGGHGDAEDSTDWESGAEGSSDGEHADADGSAGHGNKGGGSGASRGGRGETDVSQGQGNGRC